In the genome of Massilia sp. PAMC28688, one region contains:
- the ubiG gene encoding bifunctional 2-polyprenyl-6-hydroxyphenol methylase/3-demethylubiquinol 3-O-methyltransferase UbiG, with amino-acid sequence MNADPLEIQKFSELAHRWWDPTSEFGPLHDINPLRLEWINARAPLAGKKVIDIGCGGGILTESMAKKGADATGIDLSEKALKVADLHSLEAEVQVRYQCISAEDMAAAEPGQYDVVTCMEMLEHVPDPASIVRAAATLVKPGGHVFFSTINRNPKAYLLAVVGAEYVLRMLPRGTHDYAKFLTPAELSQFIRAAGLQLDAIKGMTYNPLTKIYALNQDTDVNYMVACSRPS; translated from the coding sequence ATGAATGCCGACCCTCTAGAAATACAGAAATTCAGCGAGCTGGCCCACCGCTGGTGGGACCCCACGTCCGAGTTTGGCCCCCTGCACGATATCAATCCCCTGCGCCTGGAGTGGATCAATGCGCGCGCCCCGCTGGCGGGCAAGAAGGTCATCGATATTGGCTGCGGCGGCGGCATCCTGACCGAGTCGATGGCCAAAAAGGGCGCCGATGCGACCGGTATCGACCTGTCCGAAAAAGCCCTCAAGGTGGCCGACCTGCACAGCCTGGAAGCGGAGGTGCAGGTGCGTTACCAATGCATCTCGGCCGAGGACATGGCGGCTGCAGAACCTGGCCAGTATGATGTGGTCACCTGCATGGAAATGCTCGAGCATGTTCCTGACCCGGCGTCCATCGTCCGGGCGGCGGCCACGCTGGTCAAGCCGGGCGGGCATGTGTTTTTCTCGACCATCAACCGCAATCCCAAGGCGTACCTGCTGGCCGTGGTCGGCGCCGAGTATGTGCTGCGCATGCTGCCGCGGGGGACGCACGATTATGCCAAGTTCCTGACACCGGCCGAGCTGTCGCAGTTTATCCGCGCCGCCGGCCTGCAGCTTGATGCGATCAAGGGCATGACGTACAACCCGCTGACCAAAATTTATGCGCTCAACCAGGACACCGATGTGAATTACATGGTGGCCTGCAGCCGTCCGTCATAA
- a CDS encoding HAD family hydrolase, whose protein sequence is MTTSANVARPRAVLFDLDGTLADTAPDLAAAVNRMRTERGLAATPYEVLRPTASAGARGMIGAAFGKLPADPEYEALRLEWFDNYQAAMSVHSTLFGGVIELLDGLTRAGVVWGIVTNKPARFTDPLLPQIGLQHAACIISGDTTAHAKPHPEPLLEAARRIGIAPQDCWYAGDDLRDIEAGRAAGMPTIACGWGYCGAIEPVKWNADFLVDTPVDLLELVLATLASPTRTVLTA, encoded by the coding sequence ATGACTACTTCCGCCAATGTGGCGCGTCCGCGCGCAGTGCTGTTTGATCTCGATGGCACCCTGGCCGATACAGCGCCGGATCTGGCGGCGGCGGTCAACCGCATGCGCACCGAGCGCGGGCTGGCCGCCACGCCGTACGAGGTCCTGCGCCCCACGGCGTCGGCCGGGGCGCGCGGCATGATCGGGGCGGCGTTCGGCAAGCTGCCCGCCGATCCCGAATACGAGGCACTGCGCCTGGAGTGGTTCGATAACTACCAGGCCGCCATGTCGGTCCACAGCACGCTCTTTGGCGGCGTGATCGAACTGCTCGACGGCCTGACCCGCGCCGGCGTGGTATGGGGCATCGTGACCAACAAGCCGGCCCGCTTTACCGATCCTTTGCTGCCGCAAATCGGCTTGCAGCACGCGGCCTGCATCATTTCGGGCGACACCACCGCCCATGCGAAGCCGCATCCGGAACCGCTGCTGGAAGCGGCGCGCCGGATCGGCATTGCACCGCAAGATTGCTGGTATGCGGGCGACGATCTGCGTGATATCGAAGCCGGGCGCGCCGCCGGCATGCCCACCATCGCCTGCGGCTGGGGCTACTGCGGCGCGATTGAGCCGGTCAAATGGAATGCGGACTTCCTGGTCGATACGCCGGTCGATCTGCTGGAGCTGGTGCTGGCCACGCTGGCCTCGCCCACGAGGACTGTGCTGACGGCGTAG